In Pseudomonas hamedanensis, a single window of DNA contains:
- a CDS encoding AraC family transcriptional regulator, with protein sequence MLHSHLTTLNAVSLILNTFKAEGLSSEALLAGSGIVAADLQRADTRITTHQEMQVCTNAVALKRDIGLELGRRMHVSCYGMLGYALLTCATFGDALRLAIRYPALLGTLFELSVEDAGEQVWFVAADYRESPAMAVFNAEFCLVSLKVICDDLLGHPLPLRATRFEHAAPDYRDSYADPFDSPLHFSAKDNAFAFDRHWLDQPLPLADAITHQAMAERCRKQNLEFTGRQAWLGRIRQLLGAQLNAAPGLEGLAQQMKCSPRTLRRHLKDMGSSYQELLDELRFERAKQMLCEDQLPIYRIAETLGFSETASFRHAFVRWSGVAPSQFRPH encoded by the coding sequence ATGCTGCACTCTCACCTCACCACCCTCAACGCCGTCTCGCTGATCCTCAACACGTTCAAGGCAGAAGGCCTGTCGAGCGAGGCGCTGTTGGCCGGCAGCGGCATCGTAGCGGCGGATCTGCAGCGTGCCGACACGCGTATCACCACCCATCAGGAAATGCAGGTCTGCACCAACGCCGTCGCGCTCAAGCGTGACATCGGCCTCGAACTGGGCCGGCGCATGCACGTGTCCTGTTACGGCATGCTCGGATATGCACTGCTGACCTGTGCCACCTTCGGTGACGCTTTGCGTTTGGCGATCCGCTATCCGGCGCTGTTGGGAACACTTTTCGAACTGAGCGTGGAAGACGCTGGCGAACAGGTCTGGTTCGTCGCCGCCGATTATCGCGAAAGCCCGGCCATGGCCGTGTTCAATGCCGAATTTTGCCTGGTCTCGCTGAAAGTCATCTGTGACGACTTGCTCGGCCATCCGCTGCCGCTACGCGCCACGCGTTTCGAACATGCCGCGCCGGACTACCGGGACAGCTATGCCGACCCCTTCGACTCGCCCTTGCACTTTTCGGCCAAAGACAACGCATTCGCTTTTGACCGTCACTGGCTGGATCAACCGTTGCCACTGGCCGACGCCATTACCCATCAAGCCATGGCTGAGCGCTGCCGCAAGCAGAATCTGGAATTCACCGGGCGCCAGGCCTGGCTGGGGCGGATTCGGCAGTTGCTCGGCGCTCAGTTGAATGCTGCGCCGGGGCTGGAAGGTTTGGCGCAGCAGATGAAATGCTCGCCGCGTACCTTGCGCCGACATCTGAAAGACATGGGCAGCAGTTATCAGGAACTGCTCGATGAGCTGCGCTTCGAGCGGGCCAAGCAGATGTTGTGTGAGGATCAACTGCCGATCTATCGGATTGCCGAGACGCTGGGTTTCAGCGAG
- a CDS encoding asparaginase, whose amino-acid sequence MIANSYPAAQHVMVLYTGGTIGMQASANGLAPASGFETRMRDYLHSQPELVVPQWRFREMSPLIDSANMTPAYWQQLREAVVDAVDVQGCDSVLILHGTDTLAYSAAAMSFQLLGLHARVCFTGSMLPAGVTDSDAWENLSGALVALGQGLAPGVHLYFHGELLDPTRCAKVRSFGRHPFQRLERQGGGAKAASIPASLNYNQPRQLANVAVLPLFPGISAEILDGLLDSGIQGLVLECYGSGTGPSDNPQFLASLGRARDNGVVVVAVTQCQEGGVELDVYEAGSRLRGVGVLSGGGMTREAAFGKLHGLIGAGLNTQEVRQLVELDLSGELV is encoded by the coding sequence ATGATTGCCAATTCCTATCCCGCCGCTCAACACGTCATGGTGCTCTATACCGGTGGCACCATCGGCATGCAGGCCAGCGCCAACGGTCTGGCTCCGGCGTCCGGTTTCGAAACACGGATGCGCGACTATCTGCACAGCCAGCCTGAACTCGTCGTGCCGCAGTGGCGTTTCCGCGAGATGTCGCCGCTGATCGACAGCGCCAACATGACCCCGGCCTATTGGCAGCAACTGCGCGAAGCGGTGGTCGATGCCGTTGACGTACAAGGCTGCGACAGCGTGCTGATCCTGCACGGCACCGACACGCTGGCCTACAGCGCGGCCGCGATGAGCTTCCAGTTGCTCGGCCTGCACGCCCGGGTGTGTTTCACCGGCTCGATGTTGCCGGCGGGCGTGACCGACAGCGACGCCTGGGAAAACCTCAGCGGCGCGCTGGTTGCTCTCGGTCAGGGCCTGGCACCGGGTGTGCACCTGTATTTCCACGGTGAGTTGCTGGACCCGACCCGTTGCGCGAAAGTGCGCAGCTTCGGCCGCCATCCGTTCCAACGCCTGGAGCGTCAGGGCGGCGGAGCGAAAGCCGCTTCGATCCCTGCCTCTCTGAACTACAACCAGCCCAGGCAACTGGCGAACGTCGCGGTGCTGCCGCTGTTCCCCGGCATCAGCGCCGAAATCCTCGACGGCCTGCTCGACAGCGGCATTCAAGGTCTGGTGCTGGAATGTTACGGCAGCGGTACCGGGCCGAGCGACAACCCGCAATTCCTCGCCAGCCTTGGCCGCGCACGGGATAACGGCGTGGTGGTGGTGGCAGTGACGCAATGCCAAGAAGGTGGGGTCGAGCTGGATGTCTACGAGGCTGGCAGCCGCTTGCGGGGTGTTGGCGTGTTGTCCGGTGGCGGCATGACGCGCGAGGCGGCGTTCGGCAAGTTACACGGTCTGATCGGTGCAGGGCTTAACACACAGGAAGTTCGTCAACTGGTTGAGCTCGACCTGTCTGGCGAGCTTGTCTGA
- a CDS encoding alanine/glycine:cation symporter family protein: MLEVINDFLSGKVLIVLIVGLGSYFTIRSRFVQLRHFFHMFAVFRDSLKGSAGQLSSFQALMLSLAGRVGAGNIAGVGIAVTLGGPGAVFWMWVTALVGMSSSFFECTLAQVYKRADGDGLYRGGPAYYIQHGLKLKGMAIVFSVLLLVTYGFAFIGLQSYTVTHSLQNAFDFNPQHTGIVLAVLLAITFIGGIKRIASVSDLLVPIKTLAYIGVTLYVIGTQIEHVPAMLETIFKSAFGLDPAFAGLLGSAIVMGVKRGVFANEAGLGSAPNVAAVAAVKHPGAQGVVQAFSVFLDTFVICTCTALLILLSGFYTPGFEGDGIVLTQNSLAAVVGDWGRMFVSVALSLFVFTCILYNYYLGENSLQFLSRNRALLMLFRGLVLALVVWGSMQDLSTVFAFADITMTCLAFVNLVALAMLFKVGLRVMRDYDEQRRAGVKQPVFDSSKFADLDLDRNAWPVNPPAVEGNTETAPQGVPAAQR, encoded by the coding sequence ATGCTCGAAGTCATCAACGACTTCCTCTCAGGGAAAGTACTGATCGTGCTCATTGTCGGGCTCGGTAGCTACTTCACGATTCGCTCGCGTTTCGTTCAATTGCGGCATTTCTTCCACATGTTCGCGGTGTTCCGCGACAGCCTCAAAGGCAGCGCCGGACAGCTCAGCTCGTTCCAGGCCTTGATGCTCAGCCTCGCCGGCCGCGTCGGTGCCGGCAACATCGCCGGTGTCGGCATCGCCGTGACCCTCGGTGGTCCGGGTGCGGTGTTCTGGATGTGGGTGACCGCGCTGGTCGGCATGTCCAGCAGCTTCTTCGAATGCACCCTGGCTCAGGTCTACAAGCGCGCCGATGGCGACGGCCTGTACCGTGGCGGCCCGGCCTACTACATCCAGCACGGGCTCAAGCTCAAGGGCATGGCAATAGTGTTCTCCGTTCTGCTGCTGGTCACTTACGGCTTCGCCTTCATTGGCCTGCAGTCCTACACCGTGACTCACTCGCTGCAGAACGCCTTTGACTTCAACCCACAGCACACCGGCATTGTCCTGGCGGTGCTGCTGGCCATCACCTTCATCGGCGGTATCAAGCGCATCGCCTCGGTGTCCGACCTGCTGGTACCGATCAAGACGCTGGCCTATATCGGCGTGACCCTGTACGTGATCGGTACTCAGATCGAGCACGTGCCTGCCATGCTGGAAACCATCTTCAAGAGCGCCTTCGGCCTTGACCCGGCCTTTGCCGGTCTGCTCGGCAGCGCCATCGTCATGGGCGTGAAGCGTGGCGTGTTCGCCAACGAAGCGGGTCTGGGCAGTGCACCGAACGTCGCCGCCGTGGCCGCCGTGAAACACCCGGGCGCGCAGGGCGTGGTCCAGGCTTTCAGTGTGTTCCTCGACACTTTCGTGATCTGCACCTGCACCGCGCTGCTGATCCTGCTGTCGGGCTTCTATACGCCAGGCTTCGAAGGTGACGGCATTGTCCTGACCCAGAACTCGCTCGCCGCCGTGGTCGGTGACTGGGGTCGCATGTTCGTCAGCGTCGCGCTGTCGCTGTTCGTCTTCACCTGCATTCTCTACAACTACTATCTGGGCGAGAACAGCTTGCAGTTCCTCAGTCGGAACCGCGCCCTGCTGATGCTTTTCCGCGGCCTGGTGCTGGCGCTGGTGGTATGGGGTTCGATGCAGGACCTGTCGACCGTGTTCGCCTTCGCCGACATCACCATGACCTGCCTGGCCTTCGTTAACCTGGTGGCCCTGGCCATGCTGTTCAAGGTAGGCCTGCGGGTGATGCGCGACTACGACGAGCAGCGCCGCGCCGGCGTCAAACAGCCAGTGTTCGATTCCAGCAAATTCGCCGATCTCGATCTGGATCGCAACGCCTGGCCGGTCAACCCGCCGGCAGTTGAGGGCAACACTGAAACTGCGCCGCAAGGCGTACCTGCTGCGCAACGCTGA
- the aspA gene encoding aspartate ammonia-lyase, which translates to MSSAASFRTETDLLGALEVPAQAYYGIQTLRAVNNFRLSGVPISHYPKLVVGLAMVKQAAADANRELGHLSEAKHAAISEACARLIRGDYHEEFVVDMIQGGAGTSTNMNANEVIANIALEAMGHQKGEYQYLHPNDDVNMAQSTNDAYPTAIRLGLLLGHDTLLASLDSLIQAFAAKGKEFDHVLKMGRTQLQDAVPMTLGQEFRAFATTMGEDLARLKTLAPELLTEVNLGGTAIGTGINADPRYQALAVQRLALISGQPLVPAADLIEATSDMGAFVLFSGMLKRTAVKLSKICNDLRLLSSGPRTGINEINLPARQPGSSIMPGKVNPVIPEAVNQVAFQVIGNDLALTMAAEGGQLQLNVMEPLIAFKIFDSIRLLQRAMDMLREHCIVGITANEARCRELVEHSIGLVTALNPYIGYKNATRIAGLALESGRGVLELVREEGLLDEAMLADILRPENMIAPRLVPLKA; encoded by the coding sequence ATGTCCTCCGCTGCATCTTTCCGCACAGAAACCGACCTGCTTGGCGCCCTCGAAGTACCCGCTCAAGCGTATTACGGCATCCAGACCCTGCGAGCGGTGAATAACTTCCGTCTCTCCGGCGTTCCGATTTCGCACTACCCGAAACTGGTTGTCGGCCTGGCGATGGTCAAACAGGCCGCCGCTGACGCCAACCGTGAGTTGGGCCATCTGAGCGAAGCCAAGCACGCTGCCATCAGCGAAGCCTGTGCACGATTGATCCGCGGTGATTACCACGAAGAGTTCGTGGTCGACATGATTCAGGGTGGCGCCGGTACGTCCACCAACATGAACGCCAACGAAGTGATCGCCAACATTGCTCTCGAAGCCATGGGTCACCAGAAAGGCGAGTACCAGTACCTGCACCCGAACGACGACGTGAACATGGCGCAGTCGACCAACGACGCCTACCCGACCGCGATCCGTCTGGGTCTGCTGCTGGGTCACGACACCCTGCTGGCCAGCCTCGACAGCCTGATCCAGGCGTTCGCGGCCAAGGGGAAAGAGTTCGACCACGTCCTGAAAATGGGCCGTACCCAACTGCAAGACGCCGTGCCGATGACCCTCGGCCAGGAGTTCCGCGCGTTCGCCACCACCATGGGCGAAGACCTCGCGCGTCTGAAGACACTGGCTCCGGAACTGCTGACCGAAGTGAACCTGGGCGGCACCGCGATCGGCACCGGCATCAACGCCGATCCGCGTTATCAGGCGCTGGCGGTTCAGCGTCTGGCGCTGATCAGCGGTCAACCGCTGGTTCCGGCGGCCGACCTGATCGAAGCGACCTCCGACATGGGCGCCTTCGTGCTGTTCTCCGGCATGCTCAAGCGCACCGCGGTCAAGCTGTCGAAGATCTGCAACGACCTGCGCCTGCTGTCCAGCGGCCCACGTACCGGCATCAACGAAATCAACTTGCCGGCGCGTCAGCCAGGCAGTTCGATCATGCCCGGCAAGGTCAACCCGGTGATTCCGGAAGCCGTGAACCAGGTGGCCTTCCAGGTCATCGGCAACGATCTGGCGCTGACCATGGCCGCCGAAGGCGGTCAGTTGCAACTGAACGTGATGGAGCCGTTGATCGCCTTCAAGATCTTCGACTCGATCCGCCTGCTGCAGCGCGCCATGGACATGCTGCGCGAACACTGCATCGTCGGCATCACCGCCAACGAAGCGCGCTGCCGTGAACTGGTCGAACACTCGATCGGTCTGGTCACCGCACTGAACCCCTACATCGGCTACAAAAACGCCACGCGCATCGCCGGCCTCGCCCTTGAAAGCGGCCGCGGCGTGCTGGAACTGGTGCGCGAAGAAGGCCTGCTCGACGAAGCCATGCTCGCCGACATCCTGCGCCCGGAAAACATGATTGCCCCGCGCCTGGTTCCGCTCAAAGCCTGA